A window of Peromyscus eremicus chromosome 23, PerEre_H2_v1, whole genome shotgun sequence genomic DNA:
tctttgtttttattctgatgTAAGGCTCGTAAACATTCCCTTCCAAGTAGGAATGCAGGATCCTGACATGATTGTGTGTTTTCTGTTACAGGCAGAGGTTAGAGTGCCATATCATcaggttagattttttttcttttcttattttttttttttttttttttttgctgtgggcTGCTGCTGGGTAGTTCTaggtggcctggagctcaccacccTCCTGCTTTAGTGCTGGGATGACTGCAGTGCAGACCTGATGGGCCCTGCCTTCCCTCCATCCTCAGGTGGATGAGAACTGGACATGTGTCCTCCTGTGAGCACAGCAGCACCTTCCCAGAAGGCTCCGGGGTCGGGGGATGTGCTCCTCTGCTGCAGGCCTTGACCAGAGAGGGATTCCAGACTGCTGATCCCTGTTCACCCATACTTCCATCCTGTCCCATCACAGACAGCCTTCCTCATGGCTCCTTTCATCTGCCTTGCCCTACAACGTGTTTTCTGGAGGACAAGAAAttcagaagggagggaagaactCCAGCTTgacttctgtctgtgtctgttggGAGGTTCTGTTCAATTTCTGATCAACAATAAACCACAGCAGATGCCATGAGGGTGTATGAGCCATAGGTGtatagttatgtgtgtgtgtgtgtgtgtgtgtgtgcgcgcgcgcacacgtgcGCGCACGTGCACATGGTTCAACTAGATGAATTTATTGAGCACATATTATATGCTCCATGTGGGTCCAGGCACCGAGCACTCAGCAGTGGACAGAGCAGAACCAATCCACTACAGCTATGATGCCACATGGTTTGGGATCCTTccaggtctattttttttttttttttttttttttggttttttcgagacagggtttctctgtgtagctttgcgcctttcctggaactcacttggtagcccaagctggccatgaactcacagagatccgcctggctctacctcccgagtgctgggattaaaggcgtgcgccaccaccgcccggcccttccaGGTCTCTTATATCACATAAATCCCAGACAGGAATCCTTGGTTCTTTCTGTCCATGTCCCCAAGACAAGATTCTAGACCTGCCCCATGTGACTCAGAAGCTGTTCTGCAGCTGCACATGGCCAAGGGGATCTGGGACTCTGAGCAGTGTATGTGAAGATGCACTGTGGCTGCAACATGCAGGCTGGGGTTCGAGGaagtgcatgaaaaaaaaaagtgcatggaATTTGTGACTCTGGTggtcacaaaaaacaaaaacatggtcgtCTGTGGTGATGACGAGCTTCGGATGCACTGAGTTAAATCGCAATGAGTGTCCACTTCCATATtctctttctgagacaagatctcattatgtgGCATAGGTTGGCCTGTAACTCACAGGCATCCTCccgcctcagtctcctgagttctcagtcacacatacacatacaatacacacataccactcccacccccccacacagAGACCTAATGGTTCCAGTAGCTCATTTGTCAGCCCcaaagacacacatatacactcacctCTAGGACTTTGCTTACTTAAGAGTTTATTCAGGACATTGCACAGGGCCACCTGCTCCCAAAGCATGCTCCTGCCCACTCCCTtaataacgtgtgtgtgtgtgtgtgtgtgtatgtgtgtgtgtgtgtgtgtgtgtgtgtgtgtgtgcgcgcgtgcttCCAGCCCTCATTCATTCAGTTCTCATTCTAGTGACCCCAAGAACAAGGAGGCCCAATGCCTCTATTGGGGCATGAGAAGACACATGTCCCCTAGACCTCAGAATACACCACACTCAGCCCTGTGTTCTATCTGAGCCCTTGGTGGACCCGATGATGCTGGTCTATGATTCCAGTCTTGCCTCTTCTGAAACacccacagatacacagagaaggTTTCAACAAACAATGGCCAGAGGGGCCTCCATGTCTCCTGCCAATCTGAGGAGACCCATCATGTGAGCCCTCATGTACCCCACACTAAAGCAAGTCCACATGTGACATGTTATGGCCACATCCAGAGTCTCCATGATAGAATGACTCCCTGTGTGGACCTCTGAGAGCCTTCTCAATGATAAAGACCATGGAGGTTAACAGCAGGACACAGGATGAGGGATGAGCAGTCCTAGGGAGGAGCCACAAGGTGGCATGATCAGGTTTCCATGACAACAGGGTGACTGAAGAGCATCTCTCAGATGGAGTCAGATGTCCACAGTTGACACTTGCACACCACTGTGTCTGACTGCCATGTTGTGAAGCATCATGCTTGCCACTTCATCTGtaccagccactgccatgacaagcagcatgtgaagatgccggtaagccacgagccgcatggcagggtatagatttgtggaaatggattaatttaagctataagaacagttagcaagaagcctggcagtgactccttctgccttcctgttcttgttctttcttttctcctctctgttagtcccgcctatacttcctgcctagccactggccaatcagtgttttatttattgaccaatcagagtaacacatttgccatacagagcatcccacagcacaagtccAAAGGTGTTTCCACAGAGGGTCTAAGGCTGGTGAAGTTGGCCATGAAAAGGAGCCATTGTGGGCCATTAGAAGGAACCACAAGGGATGTCCAGAGGGTGAGAGCCATGGCTGTCACAGCAGGTCCATCCCCCAGTTACTGACCTGAATTGAGTTTCAGAGTTGAACCCATTGAGTGTAGATGAAGTGGCTTCCTGAGGAACTGAACTCTGTGGTAAAATGGTGGACAGAGCAATGGTTCTTCTCAATTGGCTTGTACTACTTACTCAGTGGGTGGATGCTGGAAAGGAGGAGGCCCCTGACCTTGGGCAGAAGATCAAAGTTGAAGAGTGGGTTTGGAAACCCAAAGTGTCTGTCATCAAACCCCAAAACTTCCCTGACCAGGGTGGATGGTAAGTCAGAACCAACATGGAGCCCACAGGAAGAGCAGGGATGAGCACTGTGCTTAGGAACAAAGGGCTCTTGGGCAGGTCCAGTCTGGAGCAAGCATGATGCTTCACAACATGGCAGTCAGACACAGTGGTGTACAAGTGTCAAGTGTGGAACTCTTTCTCCATCTGAGAGATGCTCTTCAGTCACCCCGTTGTCATGGAAACCTGATCCTGCCACCTTGTGGCTCCTCCCTAGGACTGCTCATCACTCATTCTGTGTCCTGCCGTTAACCTCCATGGTCTTTATCATTGGGAAGGCTCTCAGAGGTCCACACAGGGGGTCATTCCATCATGGAGACATGGGATGTGGCCATTACATGTCACATGTAGACTTGCTTTAGTGTGGGGTACATGAGGGCTCACATGATGGGTCTCCTCAGGTTGGCAGGAGACATGGGGGCCCCTGGGCATTGTTTATTCAAACCTCTATGTTTCTGGGGGTGTTTCAGAAGAGGCAAGACTGGAATCATAGACCAGCATCATGGCGTCCACCAAGGGCTCAGATAGAACACAGGGCTGAGTGTGGTGTATTCTGAGGTAGGGGACATGTGTCTTCTCATGCCCCAATAGAGGCATTGGGCCTCCTTGTTCTTGGGGTCACTAGAATGAGAACTGAATGAATGAGGactggaaggacacacacacacacacacacacacacacacacagagttattaAGAGAGTGAACACTGGGGACATGAGCATGCTTTGGGAGTGGGTGGACCTGTGCAATGCCCTGAACTCTTAAGTAAGCAGGGTACAAGAggtgagtgtacatgtgtgctttGGGTCTAATGAGCTACTGGTTCACAACATGGAACTATGGAACAATTAGGTCTCTGTGTggagggttgtgtgtgtgtgcgcgcgcgtgcatgcatgagtgagtgtgtgcgtgcatgtgtgtgtgtgtgtgtgtgtgtgtgtttgtgtgtgtgtgtgattccagatctcagaagactgaggcaggaggatgcctgtgagttacaggcctatgccacataatgagatcttgtctcagaaagagaATAAGGAAGTGGACACTCATTGTGATTTAACTCAGTGCATCCAAAGCTCATCATCACCATAGACAACcgtgtttctgtttttgtgaccACCAGAGTCACAAATTCCATACACTTTTCTTTTCACGCACTTCCTCGAACCCCAGCCTGCATGTTTCTGCCACAGTGCATCCTCACATGCACTGTTCACAGTCCCAATGCCTCTCAACTCTGTCTTGCTGGGGAACTGTTCCTGTGTCACATGGGGCAGGTCTAGAATCTTGTCTTGGGGACATGGACAGAAAGAACCAAGGATTCCTGTCTGAGGTTTATGTGAAATTAGGGAACTGAACAGATGCTAAGCTGCCTGGCTTCAAAGCTGTAGTGGATTGGTTCTGCTCGGTGTCTGTTTACTATGGAGTGTGCTGTGCCTGGGCCCATGAGAAACATGTAATATGTGCTCAATAAATGCATCAGGTtgaaccatacacacacacacacacacacacacacacacacacacacacacacctatatatgtATGACTCATCTCACACACCCTCATGGATCTTCTGTGGTTTATTGTTGTTGATCAGACATAGGATAGAACCTTCCAGTCGTTCACAGATAGAAGTCAAGCTAGAGACCTTCTCTCCCCTTCTGAATCTCTTGTCTCCCAAAGAACATGTCAGAGGATAAGGCAGATGAAGCAGGCTTTCAGGAAGGCTGCCTGTGATGGAACAGGATGGAAGGGTCAGGGGTCACAAGACTAAAATCTGACCCCAGGTTGGAGACTCCCTCTGTGGGGCCTTGTGCACCATCCTGCCATCTTTGGTCAAGGCCTGCAGCAGAGGAGCACATAGTCTGACTCCAGAGCCTTCTGGGCAGGTGCTGCTGTGCTCAATCCTTGTCCTCCTGAGGCTGGAGGGAAGGCAGGGTACACTACACTGCATTCATTCCAGCACTAAGGCAGGGGGCTGGGGAGCTCCAGGCCACCTAGAACTACACAGCAGAAGCCctcatcaaaacaaacaaacaaacaaaaaaacaaagaaaaatagctAACCTGTTACATTGGCACAGGAACTTCGGTCTGTAATAGAAAACATACAATCATGTTACGAGCCCACATATCACTTGGAAGGGTATGCAAATGAGCTCTGAGAGTGGGCACCATGACTGGCAACCAGAGCCCGTCAGGAAAAGGGACAGCATATATCCATTGGGACGATGGCCATCAGGACTTTTGGGGGGTGAGCACATTGAAGATGCATGTAGCCCCACCTGAGGTCCCCTCATTCAGGAACAGATTTGCCAAATGGGAGAAAGTACCTAGCCACCTGTGCGCTGTGTGACAGTCCTGGAGGCCAtagcagccacagccacctccctCCTGggtcccttctcctttccttcctgacCTTCTGAGGTTTGCTTCCCACATGCCCGCACCCATACGAAGCTCCATTCTTAGATCACACATGACCTCATCTGTTCCCTAGCATCAGAAAGTCCCCTGCCCTAGGAAGGGAAAGTCCAAGTGCAGGTCCCTCTGCACCACTTTGTCTGTggcacagcccccccccccagagtcCCAAGGACCCTATGACAACAAGACAGAAAAGATAGGCTGCTTCCTGGACCTGAGCACTGGCTTCAGAGTCCACGGGAATCCCAGCGCCACCACTCCTTAGCTGAGCATCCCTGAGCCGGTGGCTTCAGCTTGCATATCCTCCTGACTCTCCcttctgtcctgtgtgtgtgtgtgtgtgtgtttctgtatgtatatgtgtgtatttgtgtgtgtgcaaaaaaCAGAGAACGCTATTTTCCTCGAGAGCTGTCCACCTTGgcactggactggaactcaccaagGAGACTATGCTCCCTCATCAGCCTGTGCAGGGATCTTGCTGTCCATGCACTGGAATGTCAAGGGCACATCTCCTTGTTTGGCTTTTTTACATGTGTCTGGGGATGATATTAGTCTCCTCATCCCTACTTACGTAGCAGGTgttttattgactgagccatatTCCAGGCCCTGAGCCTTCTCGGCTCATCAGAAAGAGAAGGATGTTATTAAGTACACCTTGTAGAGGACTAGTGAGGATCCAGTGAGTTATTGTATGATAGAGAACACAGGATGAGCATGTGTGAGGATCTAGTGAGTTACTGTATGATAAAGAACACAGGATGAGCATGTATGAGGATCCAGTGAGTTACTGTATGATAAAGGACACAGGATGAGCATGTGTGAGGATCTAGTGAGTTACTGTATGATAAAGGACACAGGATGAGCATGTGTGAGGATCTAGTGAGTTACTGTATGATAAAAAGCACAGGATGAACATGTGTGCAGATCCAGTGAATtatcatatgataaagagcagaAGACGGAGCCTGAGCATGAAGCAGACACTCAGCGCAGAGGCTGTCATTCCTTAGGACACTGAGTGACAGGAACTCTGCAGAGGTGAAGTGACAATCTCTGAGGACAGAGTGACTGAGAAGCATGCAGTGTGGCAGGACAACCTACAAACCTGGGCACCTTTGGGAAGACCACATGCTTGTTTGAATATTCTCCCAATAGATGGAGTGACCAAAGCTGTGTGCAAGGGGACAGGATGATGACAGGTTCTCACCGGCACATCCCAGGAGCGCACTCGGGAACCATCCCAATTTCTAAAGCATGGGTAATCCAGCCAGGCCATAGCCTCTCCAGCCAGTTGCTGCCAGGCTTCTGGGTTCCCACCAGCCACGTTCCCTGTTGGGTCAGCAGGGTCCAGGATCACAGGCCTGCAGAGCAACATTCAGAGAGGGAATTGACCAGCTGCCCAGTGTCCTAGGAACAACTGCACAGGGGCAGTGGAGGAGCCCAGCAGAGCACCTCTATCCAAATTTGTCCTGAACCCTGTCCCATGCATAGAGCAAGCCTGGAGGGATCCTTGCCCATGACCAGGGAGGCCTGGGTTCAAATTGTCTGCTCTTTATTAGCTGTGTGTCCTGGGGCAGGTCCCTCAGTCTCTCTAATCTGTGTAATGATGAGAGTTGAACCAGCCAGTCTCAAAAGATGGGGTATGAAGGCTGAAGACAACGCAGGATCAAGACAGGTCCTTTCCTCTGGTGACAATTTTGCTGTATTGTTTATAGTTAATTATTACAGCCCTGTTCTGTGCCTCACAGCCCTTATGATACTGTTACAGCTACAAGATCTCAGTTCCTGCTCCATGGacaccccctccctctcctgtttGGGTCTGGACAAGGTCAGAGCCTTGATCTCCTCATCTGCAGACAGGAGAGCCCACCACCCCCTCCCAGGACTGGTGGTCCTCATGTCAATCAGGTCACAGCAGGACAGGGACCAGCACAGTGACaggaaagaaaatactccattgaCCTGGGGCTCCCACCTTCCCTTTCAACTGCTGCAGCCTGGTCCTCCCTGTCGGGAGGTAAGCCATGAGGGGACATGCTACCTGGCTCCTCTGAGCTGTCTGTGCAGGTAGTCAGAGATGTATTGGTGTTGAAAGTCATAATACACTGTCCAGTATATTCGAAGCTGCCTGTACTTGGTGACCAATTCCAAGACTGTCCGGAAGCCCTGAGCTGTGTTGAATTCAGTGACTCCACTCCCACATTCCCAGGCATAGACTGTGAGCAGCTCCAGGGCATACTTGGGGGGCAGCGGCTTCCTCGGCTTCTCCTTACACTGAGAAGAGAAAGGCAATGAGAAAAATGGTCTGTCAGTCAGCTGTTGTGACCACTTCTCACGGGGTCAATTCAACTGCCACCTGATGTTGTCATTACAGGTTTATTGGCACACACCCACACGTTCATGTAGATTCAGCTAATGGATGCTCCTGTACTATAGCCAAACGCTGAGAGGTTGAGATGGAGACTGTGTGGTCCACAAAGACTGAGCTTTTACCAGCAGGCACAGGAGGAATCATGACAGCTTTAGTGACAGCCAGGGAATGAGAGTGGGTGTGGGATAGTAATGATGCTCACTCTTGAAGGTTTTATCACAGGCTCTGAAATAACTAGAGGcaagggagacagctcagtgtctGAAGGGTTCTCCTCTCCTTGCAAGGGTAATAACTAGTGCTCAGATCCCCAGCAGGCACATGAATGTCAGGCTTGTGAGGGAGCTGACTCATTATCCCAGCCCAAGTGGATGGACATGGGGGTTCCCAGGACTAGATGAAGGTCCAGAGCTGCTGGTTCAGCACACTGTGGGTTCAAGTGTGAGATCCTGCTTGGATAtaaaaggtggagagtgattcaGGACCTGGCATCactctctggtttccacatgcttatgtacacacacacacacacacacacacacacacacacacacacacacacacacacaggcatgtgctcCCATGAACAggtatacataaacacacaccatatatatctCGCACATACACTCGCACATACATCAAACCTTCAGAAATATTGCAGGATAGATGTTTAAAGCAACCATAGCTTGACACATCAGGAAAATCAAAGCCATAGTAAGCAGCAgtgcatgttaaaaaaaaaacaaactaacttgagatctacagatcaagttgggtgtgatggtgcacaccttttatcccagcgttaggaggcagaggtaggcagatctgtgagttcaaggccagcctggtcaacatagtgatttttaggacacccagagctacatcgtgagatcctgtctcaaaataacagaagaaagaaagagaaagagaaatcctAAGATCAAAATGACATGTTAACAATGAATTAGATGCAGCTGAAGAGTGAGTTAGTTGACTGGAAACTGGACTAGAAGAAATTACTCATAACAATCATGGAAAGTCCTTCCTCCCaggtcctctctcctcctcctcctcctccctcccttgacTTCCCATCACCTCTcgattctctctcttctctccccaccactccttcccttcccccttgctcctcatctttcctcctcttcatcacCCCTTCCATCCTCCACCCCATGTATAGACAGGGCTCATGGCAGGTGGGCCAGATGCCATACCAGTTGGTACCAGTGCTTGACCAGGCGGATGAGACTCTTCAGCTTGGCTGGACGATCCTTTAGGaagtttctctggagctctgtgaaGCAGGTGGAGAACTCACCCCCCCTCCCCAGGGAGATGCACTCCCTGATGAGCTTGGTGTAGATTTGGGGGTCAGGCTTCTTGCCTGTGCAGACAATACCTGTAATTGAGGCTTCAATCAGTTAAAAGTTCCAGTTCTTCTCTGAGGTTCTTTGGTCTATGTGGGGTGACAAGCTCGTAGGCTGTGGAGTTCAGGGAACAGGGCAGAGTTTTACCACAGCAAGCATCACTCCTGGTATAGCCATGCAACCCACCATACCTCAGGTCTGCATACACCATGTGGCCCTGGAAAGTCCCTGTCATTTACTGGTCCTTCCTCACAGGCCAGAGACAGTGGTGGGTGGAAACAGCACACTGAGGTCACACACAAGAGAGCTGCAGGGTCATCTAATAATGGCTAACCATGCTCTGGTGTCCAGTATCTTCTGCATGGggcttgttgtgtgtgtgtgtgtgtgtgtgtgtgtgtgtgtgtgtgtacactcctgCTTGTGTCAGAGTTTACCATGGAGCAGTTTGCTGCATTCATATATCATGTGTCTCGTACTTACAGTTTCTCTGCCCTGTTTTTGGATGGTGTTTGTGTCTATTTGAGAAGAAGTATACACATATGttaagaggccagaggaagacacaAGGTGTCTCCCTTTATAGTTCATCACCTTatctcctttgaggcagggtctcttagtgAACGTGGAGCTTGGCTGGCATCCAGCAggccagagattctcctgtctctggaaATATAGGGCCTGTATTAGAGGTCAATGTGTGGTCCTTTCTGTTTAGGTGtgtgttggggatttgaactcaggtcctcacagttGTGCAGCAATtgcccttatccactgagctgtttcccccGGCACTGTGTGTTTTCACTGCGTGATTTTCCGAAGTCCCGAACTTAATATCATGTAGTTTTGTTAGTCCAAGTCCGGAGAGCAGTagggtatttgtgtgtgtcctGAACTTGTAGAGTGGATAGGCAGCAGATTAAAGAATACATGTGGGTGTGTGTcggtgtgtgggtgcatgtgcacacttGAGCAGACTAGACAGGCAGCAGGCTGTGTCTTAGGTATGCTGAGGTGTGTGACTATGGCTGCAGCAGGTCATACCATCAGGCTTTGATGCTGGCACAGGGCAAAATCACCtactgatggagttgaagacacGCCCATTCAATCAGTGAACTAAGAGTGTCTCAAgtgtttattttcaatttaaggTCTACCACACAGTAGAGCTCATCGGAAGAGTCATCGTGGGTAGGGTTGTGGCAGGTGTCCTCTCTTGGGCTGTCCCCCACACTGTCATTTCCCAGGGGGTCCTTCTGAGATGACACTGCTTCCCCACTGAAGAACTGCTGAGGCTGGGGAAGTCCATGACCAAGACAGACTTCTGGTGAGCAGCCCTCCCAGCTCATTTCTGGGTCATCCCTTCTGGCCCCTCCACTCAGCAGGGTTCTAAGCCCCCTGAAGCTTCCCACAGCATGCTGCCCTGCTCctgttcccaggctggcctctcattCCCTGCTGCCTGAGACTCTGCACTGTGTCCATGGCTCTCCTAAGCCAAAGGCAGTGGCCTTGTCTCTAAACTAATGACAGCAGTTCTCACAGTGG
This region includes:
- the LOC131898568 gene encoding 2'-5'-oligoadenylate synthase 1A-like; its protein translation is MAEKLSSTPARDLDKFIENNLLPNTRFRDEVKRAINIICDFLKERCFRGSAHPVRVSKVVKGGSSGKGTALKGKSDADLVVFLNNLTCFEDQLNLRGEFIQEIKNQLYKLQRERPTGVRFEVQSSPWSNPRVLSFKLSSPQLQQEVEFDVLPAYDVLGIVCTGKKPDPQIYTKLIRECISLGRGGEFSTCFTELQRNFLKDRPAKLKSLIRLVKHWYQLCKEKPRKPLPPKYALELLTVYAWECGSGVTEFNTAQGFRTVLELVTKYRQLRIYWTVYYDFQHQYISDYLHRQLRGARPVILDPADPTGNVAGGNPEAWQQLAGEAMAWLDYPCFRNWDGSRVRSWDVPTEVPVPM